atttatttaatattcgtaatatatatatatatatatatatatataatttaaatataaaaaaaattattgtataatAAATACATCACCACACTTTATCAAAAAAGCGCAacaagattaaaaattaaaaatcctagGCAATTTAgactctaaaaaaattatattaaaaaataattcaaaatctaGGAAGTTACTTCTGatgttgaaattatttttaaaaactataatttaaagttttctcttgaaaaattatatttaaaaatgttttttagaactgtactattgttttaaaaaaaaaaaaaaatcctggcTTCATTTACTTTTGGACAAACAGCCGTATCAAATTCAAGCACGCTAGGTCTTCATGCGAACCACGTGCCACGTTTGGAACGCGGCTGGCGTCAAAAGCAGAAGGCgtgtaaaattcaaatttttatgcGTCCGGTCACAAAAAAGGTTAAAAGACCCTCGGCTCGTAACCACATAcaaggaaggagaaaaaaacgGAAGGGAAGAGAAAAATGGCTGAAACGAACACCCTGGCATCTATCAGAAAATGGATCGTGGAGCACAAGCTTCGCTCTGTTGGTAAGCTTGTTTCAGATCTCATCTTTTCATCTCACTTTCttattccaaaattttcattattattatcagcgttattattattttatttttttagggttttgttttggttgtgatgttttttatttaaattttgaaatgttgaagGGTGTTTGTGGCTGAGCGGCATAGCGGGTTCGATCGCCTACAATTGGTCTCAACCCAACATGAAAACCAGCGTTAAGATCATTCATGCCAGGTACTcagaatttattattattattattcttaaatcATGGTCGTGCTGTGCTGTTTAGGTTctatgtgatttaaaaatttttcaaTTGATTTGTGGAGAAGAAAATGGGTAATGCTTTTTTGGGTTGCTCTgttgaggaaagaaaaaaatttatgagaacCCAGATGAGGATTTGTGATTCATAAATGTATTTGGCTTGGTATTAGCCAGATTGTCTAATTTTCAGAATCATTGGTTGAGGGCTTTTCTGTAATCTTTATATCTAAACAtgctataaaaaaacattaaatagcAATTAGATCATAAACGGAATTATAAACTGATCGGAAAACATACCTCCCGCCATTGCCATTCTACAGGTTAAAATGGGTTATGCTATTTTCGGGTTTCAGGTGCTTCTAAACCTTCACAATCTCcacttagatggtgtttttgaaaactgaaaaGAGATTGCAGGCTTAGGGTACCCTCCCGTTAGTGTTCTGCCTCGTTTTAAAAGACTCTCTCCATCACTGAGTTTATGGAACGTGCACAGAACATGGGGTAGTGATGCGAACATGGTTTGGAGCATGAATCCTCGTTCCTAAATTGATGGAATGATGTGGACCACATTCCGAATCACGTCTTCGGTTTATTACCGAAGATGCAGGAGAAATAAAATCCCAACATTTTCATGTTGTCATCGTTTGAAGATAAATAAGATTGGAAATAGTATCTATAATGGTGCCAACCTTCAATGCTAACGTGTCTGCCTTGATGGTTTTAAGGCTCGCTTTGGATCATGGAAAACGACGGAAAATGGtgggaaggaaaataaaataaaataaaataaaggtttaggcttgatttttttttttctcctgccCTTCTTCGATGTATTCCTAATGAagaatttgtatttaaaaatggtataagtttttaaatcatttctCTTTGTTTTGTGTTCCGTCTTATTTCCATGATTAAGGGAAAGAGGGAACTTGAGGTTGCTTCCTATTCTTCTTTCCTCTTCCTGCTACTTTCAACATCCAAATGGAGATTAGATGTGATCTTATCCATAAAAGAGCCAATAGAATGGATGATGCGATTGTTAAGAGAGTTCTTCCCTGATTTGGTTCCAGAATTTTGTGataaactttattattatttatagagATAAAATTTGGGGTGCAGTGTTATCCAGAtatgaatatttatttctttcctgGAGATACCACTCCCCAACAACAAAAGCACCTTTACTTCTCTTCTTCTCCAAATAGATGCCTGTGTAAGGTCACCACTAGGCACATAGTTGGTATCGTCACAACCAATCTACCACCTGCAATAGGACTTAGTAGATACCAATGAGTTAGAACCCAACATGAATGGAGCCAAAACCTGGGCTTATATACTGGAAACACTGTCTATAATAAGTATTGATGTTTATATTTCAAAGCCTTGTGATTCTGAAGATGCACAATTCCAATGACAAACTAGATCGAGGCACAGGTagcatttgataaaacttaatacttaatgttTAATAACTTAAGATGACTTTGAGTTAAATCATGTTTAAGTTATTTAGtcatattaagttattaagttaatttactaaaattcatttttaacttttaagttgaaatattaagttattttactaaacatatttaatatgcTTAATAACTTAAGTCATTCAATTGATAACCAAACACCCACTTAGTATTGGGAAATCAAAAACAAGTTCGGACAGAGATTGTGGCTAATCAAGTGGATTTGCAGTTTCAAATATTAAAGTAGCGAAGGCAGCAAAGGAGACTTTTGGTTTTTTCCATGCCACACAACCAAAATGTGGCATGAAGCATAATGTCAAGTAACCTGGATTAACTTGCTGTCATATTGTATCAAGAAAAGATGGTAATTGTGTGATATATATGCTATGGGAACCCAAATAGATATTTATAATCTCCAAATGACTTCGGGAACTAATGATCAGTTATCCTGTATGCAAGAGCTTTTCAAGCAAGTGAACCCTATGGAGAAGAAAAGCAGGAAGTTTGTCCAAACCAGCTGTTAATGTTAAGCCATAGACAGATCATTATTTTTATGCTTTGCCTTTTAACTTTGTTCTCCAGTGGGCaggtttgattaaaaaaatgctGGGGATACTTGTGGCAGGTTTTCCATGCTCATGTTAGACctaattcatttaattcttaTAAACATTCCATTCACTGTATTCATTAAGAAGTTTCTGATGAGCATGTGTGTTTGGTTTTAATATGTGCTGAGCTGATTCACTCAACTCTAGGTTTTATTTTTCTGGTcaagtactggaaaagggtataAATTGTCAGTTGGTGACCCTTTCTTTTGCTGAAACCATCAATCTCATCATTACATTGTCAGTGTTGTTCTGATTGATCTTATTTCTTCCGGTCAGGAGTTCATCTCACTTCATCTTCTTACTGCCATTGATTCCCCTCCTGGTTCTTTACATACTATGCAACATTCAGTAGTCACTTCATCTGCTTGAGTTTTGGGAATTTCTTTGTCAgggaaaaaaatgcatgaagccCTATCTTTTTAAGAGTTTAATAACAATGTTTAATGCCGCCCTTTTATTCTCCTCGATTATGGAGTGAacaatgaattttataaaaaaatacatgaactTATTAGCTTACTCTTATTATAGGCTGCACGCACAGGCACTTACCCTGGCTGCATTGGCTGGGGCTGCAGTTGTCGAGTACTATGATCACAAAAGCGGGATAAAGGCTGATCGGTATGCAAAGTTCCTTGATATGGACACCCCTGCACACAAAGATTGAAGGAAGGACCTCATTGAGCTTACACAAATGCCGTTGACacgcatgtttttttttttttttttaatgcagtTGCCCCAACACTTAAAGGAATTCATGTATGTTATAGTTGGTAGGCATGCTTCAATTCTTTGAGAAGATGATGAGTTTTATGTCAGGGTTTTGGCAGTATGTTATTGCATAAGCAATTGGGGAAAGTTAgagtaggaaaataaaaatgtggatGGTAGTATGGGGCATGAGCTACTGGACACTTACACTCATTATTACCCATATCAATTAACAGTGATCACTCAATTTGGAGATTCAACTATTTGCTACGGACTTTTTATCTGTTTGCCTTCCACAGCATTGCATTACAGTTTAATGTTACAAAGGTATGAAATATATGCGATTCCCCATCTTCCCACCTCAAAGATGGTTGTGCAAGTCAAATGTTAATCATCTGGAATTGTGATATTCTCATTTCTTTGCTGATGACAGGGTTTGGAGCTATgaagggttttttctttttggttttaataataattgctTGCAGCATAGAATTGGGATGTAAAGATCGAATTTATTAAATTCATGCGAAGCGTAAAAGCGTGAGATGGGGAATGCAGAGTGCACCTTTGAGAGAAGGGACACTCTTAAACTCGGGACAGACTCTATTATTAATTTACTATCCACCCTGTAATTAAATTagggtttttggtttttttttataactaaatgataagaaaaaataaaattagaattttttggtttttttataattaaatgaaaataaaaggggAATTGAAAGTTCAAAGTTTTAGACTTAAGTACTGAGTTGTTGGCGACTCctgttattttaattattttaggtggcctaaaatatattattattattattttaattattttattcaagagTTTTGTGTAGTTATAGGCTTATAGCTCGcctaaaatatatttcaattattttatatgggAACGGTATATTATACAAAcctttttttggtttattttggcGGAAATTCGAActctttttttataataatctaGAATGGTAATTTATATTTAGGACTTAgtaaaactgtttttttattAGCCTGctaatgaaaatattgaagaaaaaaattaaattggtgagaaatgtgtttttttcctaattaaattggtaatttggtttttttttttccttttttgcttAATGTTAATTcctccttttaaaaaaaaatatttttcattaccattttccctttttttaatactttttgaaagtttggtttttttattttttttaaagaaaatgtggagaaaaaggagaggaaaaataaactattgatttaaaattaataaaataatattttattctacttcaaactcattttattgatttaaaatataaggtaaataatttatatgtaaGGTTATTTGGATATGGGTAATTTTACTAAGAAATAACTCAGTTTGAACATTTTTAACCTTCTTTATTTTgtctgtttttaaaattatcatattctcatttaatttattgattCCATCCTATAGCACATTTATCcctgcaattttttatttttttaaatattttgcatccattttacttttttttcttctcttttatatcTCAAGCAACTCATTCTTGTTTCcatttcaatatatttatttggatTCAGCTTTATTTAATACAAATTTAACAAATGTTAATTTCTCACTAAGGATGTTCATTTGAATGGTATTGAATTAAGTTTGGTTAATAAAAATCTTAATTAAGGTTAAGTTCTTCGACATATTTGAACTATaagttttatttacaaataatttaattaagatTAAGTTCTCATTTGAGTTACAAAGAATTTAATTATAATGACTTTAACTATGTcattgttaaaatttatttagaaataacTTTATCCGGGTTAAAGTTTTCATTTTgcctaaaaaaacttaattaagatcaagtttttaatgaaaatgttcatttgaaataaaatattgtatcttatctaaaataaaatgtGAGGTTGCAAAACTCATTTTCACATTTTAGgagtttaaacaaattttattttattttttaaaaaaactaaaatctcaCCACAAAAAGCTTCAACtaaaattccaaaagaaaacacccaaaaaccccaataaaaaataattgtaaaatatcTCAACTGTTGGGGTGCAACAATAGCACTCTTAAGCCCTAtaataatttaccaaaataatgtTTCTCAAAAGGTATGAtgttgaattttataaaaaagtcTGATTTACTCTCACTAAATACCAATTAGTTTTTCATTGTGAGATGATTAAAGCTCAAttcaaaatcaactaaaaacaagataaaaaaaaaccttagcTAATatcccataaaaataaaaaattcataatagaATCTTACTACAAAAAACCTTAACCAAATTCCCAACATAAAACATCCATGAATAACCTCTAGAAATATTGTAAATGCtccttaaggaaaaaaaaaattgtattgttgaagtttaaatataattgcatattagttttctttattgttttaatacttaatataaataaaatattataaaataaacaatttaatatttaacactattaaacattaaaattctattttagaattaagtaaaaaaataaacatcatctTAATTATTAACTAATCGAGTatccttaataaaaaaatttacttttgtgaaacttgtaataaataaaatttgatccACATAAatcatttaaatgaaaataatgaattgtttgagataaaatagttataaaacgtagacaaataatataaagataaataaaataaatacaaataaaagtaTTCTAATGAATCATTTCCCAATAAAATTAaggattatttaattaaaaataaataaaaaatctaaatttagaaatccaaaaccttatatatatatatttaatctttttgataaaaagggtctcattatttttattataaatgtaatatttttttttaagaaactaaATGTAAATTATAGAAATAGTGAAAgagatttatgtaaaaaattagtttattttattttattttaactaattaattctaaaattaaaaaagaagattATTTTCACGATTTGATAGTTGTTTTCCCCAATGTGTCAAAATAACCTTATacgtttttaaataatttattaatctataagtttttaattaagatTAATAAAGTAATTTATACatgtataagtttctaattaataaaattttattttatttttatattttcatcgTAAAAACGAAGacgagaaaataatttttcttgacataaaaataaaatttttatttattcaggGTACATGGGCGCGTAGGTGTGTCACCGTGTGTGTAAGTCTGCTCTGGTGGCGGTGGAAAGAAGACGATGCCAGGTCCGACGGTAGAGATGGAGCCAGTGGAGCCACAGTCTCTGAAGAAGCTCAGTTTCAAATCCCTAAAGCGAGCTCTCGATCTCTTCTCTCCAATCCATGGTCACTTTGCTCCTCCCGATCCCGAAAggtctctctttcttttcttctcgtTTGTTCTCTTAAAAACCCTAATTTATCTCTTTTCGTGTTGTGCCTTATGCTTCGACGTAATTGaagcttttttttattttttttatggtgcAGTAAGAAGATACGGCTGAGCCATAAGGTGgtgaatatttcttttattttttttatttttttatttttaaagcagTGTTAAGGTTGATGATTTGATCGGTTCTcgtgattttgttttctttgataaaaatttatattattgaaatttttgtaGAAGATGAAAACTGGCATAAACAGTGTTCATTTGAACCTTTAGTTTCTCTCGATGTGTATTTGCCTATGTCAAAATATTGATAGTGTTATTGTTTAGGGCTCCATTCATGAAGCAATTgtgtttttatcattttgattgGAAATGCAATTCAATTTACAGATTCAGCTAGAATATGGAGGCATCAAAAGTGCTACGAACCCTAATCAAGCCAATTCTACCCAACCAGATGGCAATAGTCAAGCCTCAGCTCCTTCTAATGCCCTTGCTCTTCCCGGTAtcttgttttttcctttctagGCTTCTAATACTATGACTAATGGCTTTGAATCATACAGGAATTCTTTCATATGTACAATTGTATATCAATATATTTAATGCTAGAAATTCTTGTTAAGTATCAGACAGAAACATAAAATTTGCCCTAGTTCCATTTTAAAGTGTTAACAAGTGAAAAACACTGATGTTGATTCTTAAGTAGGTTCTATTGCTTTCAACTTGAGGTGGTTGAAACTTTTGGTGGTAGTTTGGGCAAATTGAACCATAATGTCTTGCAGGCTGATGACAGTTTAGCATTGGAGAAGAATTGCTTCTTTTGATGGAGCCAAAATCTTGTTGCTTTTGGGTTTGGAAATAGAGGCTGTTGGACAGGTTACAGgatcaattatatataaaactgAGTTATATCTTGATTATTGGCTTAGGATTTTCTCTGTAATTGGCTATGGAAGAGTGATTGTCCAAACTAGTGACGCAGTGGGGTAAAAGGCATCTATTTTAGGGATGAAATTGGTTTTGGACTGATATATATTTGCCTTGTAGTGTGCCTAAAAACATATTTCTCtggtttcttattttttttccttgggatTCCCTTTTTTGGTTATGCAGGTACTGAAAATTCTAAGGATCCACAGACAGGGGGAACTCAAAATGCTTTAGTTGTCGGTCCATCAGTGCAACAAAAGGGATTGTATGTATATTCATTTTCGTGGCAGCTGTTTTAGGGGGTTTTTCAACCACAGTTCTGCTTCTTTCTTATTTGTTACATTCCCTTCCTGGCATCTCTTATTTTGCTCTTATAACTGATATTAAAATCCCCTACACTTGCCATAGGGTCACTGGTGGAGCCAGAAATGTAAGGTTGAGGTTTGCATAAtagaaaaattttgtttcaagGGGGGCAATATGATACAAAGACGTAAATTTGGCTTAGTTATTAAGTGAATTTGGTTTTTGAAGGGGGTGGGGGGGCAGTACTTGCCTCCGCTGGGAATATGCTGGCTCCGCCAGTGCATAGGGGTGGGTTTAGAGATGGATTTCCTGGAATACCCCTAAACTTTGACCAAGAAGAGATTCATTGTTACCTTAATTGTATATGGGGCACTCAAAATCTGAATGCCAGAAGGTTGATATTGATTAAGGACTAATCTCATATTCCAGAGGCATAAAGAccattgttttctaattttttgtgTGTCATTTCATGTATGGGGGGAACCTTTGCTATTGGACTGCATTGGAGCTCATGGATacttgtttctaattttttgtgTGTCATTTCATGTATGCGGGAAACCTTTGCTATTGGACTGCATTGGTGCTCAtggatattattatttttttttttccagaaatgATGTCGGTCATCTGGGTAAAAGCACTGCAGTTGTTTCCTCTTCTGGGCCATCTGAAAGGTTCTTGatgttttctttccttatttccTTTGGCCCCTTTGAGTTACGTCAATTATTCTTCTATTCAGGCAAATACTTATGTTTATTAATTTACTTCTTGTGTAATGACTGAGATTAAACATGCAATAAGTTTATGTTAttgttttagaatttttaaacgGCTGCTTGGATCAATGCAGGGCTAGAAAAAAGGAAGTTTGATACagctaaaaaattaaattgtttttgaagTAGAAACATGTCTTGCtctaatatttcaatatttttcagTCCTACATTGATTTGATTTCATATGACACGTACAGGACTGACTGATGGCATACTATAATATGGAATTTTgctatatttttatcatttttatgcaTTCATAATCCCATGTGGGTTATTCACATTCAACTTATTAGTTTGTAAACTATGCTTTCAAGGTGCCCTTAAAGTTCTCTTTGAGATCCCATTAGACAATTGCGTTCACTCACTGGAACATTTTAGGTTCTGATATATATTCTGcatattttccatcattttacATTTATTCTCCAGttgaaatctttgaaaaaattgtaGGTTTTGGCTTAAAAGCTCTCTGTTTTCTAGGAACCTATCAACTTCAGCTATCATGGAAAGAATCCCAAGCAAATGGCCACGTCCTGTATGGCGTCCTCCATGGAGAAATTACAGGGTAAGAGTTTTTTATTGGTGACTGGGTTGGAAGTATTGTGTTGTTTATTTTGTCATTTAAGTTAAATTTGGTTTTCCTTTTtgtaataacaataataagatgttttccttgttttatcaCGTTATGTGGTAATTGTTTAcaacattttttattctctgCTCCTTCATGGTGTTTAATTGTCTATCAGTTGCCATGTGGCAAGATTGTGAGTCCTGAAGCCTTTTGCTCTTCCTAGCCCTGTCCTTGGGTCATTGACTTTGTTTAAAACCGAGTCATTTGTGCCATGATTTTCAATTAAAGTACACATGCAAACTTTTACCAGTTCGCTTGAAATGCTTACAATTCATCTACCTCCACTTGTTGAGTTATCTCTTTTCCTCAGCCATCATATTAATCCCTCCTTCATCATTGATGAAATCATCTGTTGGCTATATTGGGGACTACATTCCTTGTAGTTTCTGCATTTTTTGACCTTCTTGCCAACATGAACTGTTCTTTGACAGATGGAGGCATGCTCACTGCTATTAACCTCACTTCTCCTACCTGCTGTAGCATAAGCCTCTTCTCTTCCCCTTCCTCCAAATCCCAGTCGCCACCACGAGCTTGCGTCTCCGCTCTCTGCCGTTCCTCTCTCTCCGTTTCCCACCTATAGAGTGATGAGATGAGAGGGGGAAAGAGGTGGTTTGCGATTGAGTCAAAGTTGTTTGAGGTTTCAGTAGAGGAAGTCAGAGGGAAGATACGAGGTACCATTGTGGAAAGAAGTAGAGGTTTATCCTCCTGGATCAGATTTGGGGTGACaagtttgagaaattttctAGAAGGTCTTGAAGAATGC
This region of Vitis vinifera cultivar Pinot Noir 40024 chromosome 5, ASM3070453v1 genomic DNA includes:
- the LOC100243044 gene encoding uncharacterized protein LOC100243044, translated to MAETNTLASIRKWIVEHKLRSVGCLWLSGIAGSIAYNWSQPNMKTSVKIIHARLHAQALTLAALAGAAVVEYYDHKSGIKADRYAKFLDMDTPAHKD